Proteins from one Athene noctua chromosome 20, bAthNoc1.hap1.1, whole genome shotgun sequence genomic window:
- the POLE3 gene encoding DNA polymerase epsilon subunit 3, with amino-acid sequence MAERPEDLNLPNAVITRIIKEALPDGVNISKEARSAISRAASVFVLYATSCANNFAMKGKRKTLNAGDVLSAMEEMEFQRFVAPLKESLEVYRREQKGKKEARKDKDKKADSEEQDKSREEENDDDDERMEEEEQNDEEEVDN; translated from the exons ATGGCGGAGAGACCGGAGGATCTGAACCTGCCCAACGCCGTCATCACCCGCATCATCAAGGAGGCG CTTCCTGATGGAGTAAACATTTCCAAAGAAGCTCGGAGTGCAATATCTCGAGCGGCAAGTGTGTTTGTGCTTTATGCAACATCATG CGCAAATAACTTTGCCatgaaggggaagaggaaaacgCTGAATGCTGGCGATGTTCTCTCTGCCATGGAGGAGATGGAGTTTCAGCGATTTGTAGCTCCTTTGAAAGAATCACTGGAAG tttacAGGCgtgaacagaaaggaaagaaagaagcaagaaaagaTAAAGACAAGAAGGCAGACTCAGAGGAGCAAGATAAGagtagagaggaagaaaatgatgatgatgacgaaAGGATGGAGGAAGAAGAGCAAAATGATGAGGAAGAAGTGGACAACTGA